The segment TTAACAAGCCCAAAGATGTATATTGAGTACTTTGTATAGAAGTATACCTGAGAGGACGACTAGGTCTTTAGTGTTAAGACCCTTGTCGGTGAAGTTCTTCTTCAGTGTATTTACGTCGGCAAAAGGAGATGGTAAGTTAGCCTCAGAAATTCTCGAGATGCGTCCGTCCCTCCGCCCTAATGGAACAGGCCACCATGGTCCTCTTATCTAGGAAACCAATCAATGAGCAAAATAAGTTAGTACGTACAACAATGTTCATGGTTTTGAGACGAGAGAATGCAAAATGCATGTTACCACTAAAACGGAATCTCTAGCGACCAAGGCAAGAACATCAGCGCAAGAAACAACACCAGGACACTCTAGCTCGAGCGCTGACTTGACAGCATCGACCACTTCGTAGCCTTTCAATGTCAAGTTGGGGGGAGCATCTCTTTCCGCATCATTGTTTGGTGATTTAAGAAGAATGGAACCATCACATCCCTTAATTTGATTAatacacacaaaaagaaaaaaaagtgttaGTGTGGTcttattcattaaaaaaaacactagCTAGGATATAAAAGATGTGAGTCTGTCCAGTCATGATTCCTCACATATTACTAAAACATGTCATTAACTTACTCTGACAAAACAATCATGAAAATGCATCCTCAGAAGCGCAGCAGCAAGAGTTGGCTTGGGAGAGACATATTGAATTGTAACACGACGGACAATGTCTTCCATTTGCGGACACTTATAGCGGTAGTAGTCGAGGTCAAGATTACCCATCGTACCTGGGTTACTTTGTGGGTTACTTTGTGAGTTCCTAAATGGGTTATCATATGGTCTTGCAACGGAAACTCCAACAACGCCAAGAAGAACCATAAGGGAAAGTAAGTTCTTGAGCGCCATTGTTGTCTCTCTTCTTTGTTGAGTATTCAGCCAAGTTTAGGgatgaagaaaaatgagaaACTCGCAGGCATTTTATAGTTCATTGGAGGGAGTTTTGAATAATATTGTCATCTAAGATAATACCTATGTTTCTTGCTGGAATTTGAAGAACATTGCAGGCCTCCACGATTTTTATCATTCTTGTTTGAtgcttaaatattaaaatctcaGAGATAAAATAAACTCAAAATATTGACTCTTTTTAGTGAAGCTCTGttttttcattaataaaatagtattctGAAATCAATACTATGTTCAAACCTCaagataattattttactaCTAAATGCAATctgtaaaatttgaaaataatattatcttgCTTGTCATTTGTGTTACACACGTTCTCGCATTCGTCGCCTGCatcatcttttcttcttctcttccatcATCTTCTCAAACTCCATCGTCTGCCTCCAGTCTTCAATTACCCATCAACGTTTAATTTTCAACAATCTATTCCTGAAggaaaaatatctaaaatttccATTCTCgtgtcaaaaataaaatacataaaaaacaaaatcaattcaAGGAAAGATGATCTTATAGTCTTACCAATGTTCATCATGTATTTTTCAACATTAAAAAGTTTTGATCCCCCATAATCCTGTTAAAACAAACATGATATGATTGTTGTCACAATGAAACAAACCATGATATGATTGTTGTCACAatgaaacaaactaaaaaatgtaaaaactttCCTTTAACATATCTTACAATGTTCTTTAACATATACACATGACAATGTTCCtactttcttttcatttattctattaatctgttctattaaaactgaaatacaaaataatacttatctattttaagtgttatttttatttttacttattttttaattaattataaccaattattttattgtctttttatttaatttgacaTCATTTATTACAaagtataaaacataatttttacatatttttctattatatttttatttttcactctTAACTATTTCATTAATTGTAAATACTATAATAATTCGACATCATATATTTTACGCGTTAATCATAATAATTTCACAAGTTTGAATAAAATTGCGTCATTCGTGACAAAAATTGAAACTCTATTTGATTATTATAATTTTCCAGATGGATTTTGAGTTGCATCCTTTCAGATCCGGGTTGGTTcgtaaaaacttaaaaatatctaaataacctatatgttttttttgtcaaacaaatAACCTATGTGTTTAAAATACcattaaacaatttatataaaaaagtaaaaattaaaacctttcGCAGTTGCGGATCTAGCTATAGTTGATATTATTaacatatcatatattttattggggaaaaaaatcaaatggcAAATCTTATAAGGCATGTTTGACATTTTCCTACCATTATATTGGTTCTAAACCAGCGTCATGAGATGACAAAAGCCATTTTGCCCTCTTGGTAAAGTCAAGACATCCGGTACAAATACAATTCCATATTGTGACTTCCTAGTTCCTATTGCTTTCAAATCTTTCTCGTGCGAAGGCTGTGTAAAATGTCACTTCAGTAACGTACGTATTTAATCCTTTCAGATGTGAATAACAGGTTAAAACCAAATTTATGTGGCTTTGGTTAAGATATGTGGGTTTGGCTCTGTTTTGATTCAATTTCAGTTTCAATTAACATATTATAAGTATCCTTTTTTGTTGTCAGGTTATTAATATGAAACCGAAAGAGATAtaaacatctaatctattaatttaaagttctaattttaatttattgtttacAAGTAGGAACATTAAATTAATTactaaatatgatatatttgattatttacattaacaatccataaatatattaataataaatcaatttatttataaatttaaattttattttagttataagaAAATCTATTGAGAAAAAATCTACAATGCCAAAATGTAGTCTTCCTTCGTCTGATCTCACATTGCACGCCTTTGCTGATGCTGATTGGGGGACCTGTCCTGATTCTCGCCGTTCTGTTTCTTGATTATGTGTGTTTCCTTGGTGGTTCACTTATCTCCTGGAAatccaagaaataaaatgtAGTCAGTTGAAGTAGTACGGAGACTGAGTACATGAGCTTAGCCAATGCTATTTGTGATCTTCTTTGGCTACACCAACTATTGAATGCTTTCAAGATCACCGTCAAGCTTCCTGTTACTCTCTTATGTGACAGTAGTCAGCTCTTCATCTGGCAGCCAATCCTATATTCCATGAGAGGACGATACATGTGGAACTTGACTGCCATGTTACTTGGGATCGCATGAAGTCTGGCTTCCTCAACACGTTACATGTTACTTCCGCTCATAACATAGCTGATTCTGACAAAAGCTCTGCAACCTGCGCCATTTCGTTTCTTTTTGTTCatattattaatctaaaacctttatctttctcttcttcctcaagaTTAAAGGCTTGTGGGGTCGTATTATGTTAGTAACCACGTGATGTTCACGTGATGTGTTGAGTCAGTTAGAGAAATTAGATTAGTGTATGATTATTCACTTGTATATATacactagggtcggcccgcccttcGGGCGGGATATAATTTACTTGTGATATATAAAacgataatattatatataaattattcctgttatatttattttttgttttgaaaattttgggtttatatTATGCATAATTCATTAGTTTTGTtattgcttttctttttttagtctTGGTGCactaaattaactttttaatacAACTGTTTAGTGGagctatgttttatttttatttttaggctGTAAAACTTGTAGAACTTCATTAATgttttattgttaaattattgtatattatatCTTTATTCAGTAAgtgaagttatatatatatatatatcactattAGATTCGTGACATAGAATTTTTAAAAGAGGAAAATATATCAgattcaatgtttttaattttcattgatCTATGGGAAAAATATTGTGAATGGGTTTTATAcattttcaaaaacatataaGTAAAATCATAACAATAGAATGTATAagtttttaatgtattttggttttatttattttgtatatattgtttttttaatatatgaatttttggttttcttgctgtatcaatttttaatttttctaaatttaaatttggtgACAAAAAAATGTTCGTTAA is part of the Raphanus sativus cultivar WK10039 chromosome 5, ASM80110v3, whole genome shotgun sequence genome and harbors:
- the LOC108860847 gene encoding peroxidase 1-like; translated protein: MALKNLLSLMVLLGVVGVSVARPYDNPFRNSQSNPQSNPGTMGNLDLDYYRYKCPQMEDIVRRVTIQYVSPKPTLAAALLRMHFHDCFVRGCDGSILLKSPNNDAERDAPPNLTLKGYEVVDAVKSALELECPGVVSCADVLALVARDSVLVIRGPWWPVPLGRRDGRISRISEANLPSPFADVNTLKKNFTDKGLNTKDLVVLSGAHTIGVSSCGLISSRIHNFTGRGDFDPAMNPNYVKELKSRCQPKDVKTIVDMDPGSVDKFDSHYFDAVDQRKGLFISDSALLNDWETKLYIKTQVWTGGASFNRDFAESMVKLGFIGILTGDQGEVRSRCDLVK